atCTTTTGATATGGGTTTCAAACAATTTTATAATTAGCTGGTGAAATAGTACTTTGAACTATAGATGATCTAGTTTAGTACTTTACAAACAACAATAATCTGGATATTAGCACGGAACTGtaataagagaaatattttttttatttgcatttatcaataaaaattccaACAATTTGAAAACATGTCAAAACATAGTATGAAAAAATCAAACAATATTAGTGATATAAAACATTTTGAAAAGCTAATTTCCTACATATATTTGCAAGATTGAGATATTCACCACTAGTAACTCATGGTTTAGTCGCCTTAATCAGAGAATTATTGCGTTTTATATTTCTAATACCTTTTCTAGTAAAACGAATAAAAGGACGAGACAactagaaaaaggaaagaaagtagAAACAAAAGAAAGTAACGGGCAGAAAGAAGTAGAGATACTAATGAACTTAATATATGAATAGTCCTCTGGATTGAACAAATGTCTATATACTCTTCTGGAACAAATAAATATTACAAATACAACTACAACTATGACAGATTTTTCCGCAATCTGAGGAAATCCCAAGTGTAATGTTGGCTACATATGGCCTAAGAATTTCATCATGTCCTGAGTAATTTGATATAGTTAAAACCAACAAATTTCCAGAAAACACAGATCTGAAACAATGATCCTCTTTATTAGCTTCCACAACCTCTTTAAGATAGTCCACATTGTAACCATATTCACCTTCAAGTTCTGAGACACTAGGCTCTACATTCCAAGAAACAGAAATATCAATATATAGCCTCTGACCCCCATCTTCAGAGTTCACAGAAGGGAGAGCTTGAATATTGTCCTTTATGAATAAAGGAGCTTCCGAAGCAGTGCAGGTGAATATTACATCAGCCTGAGCAGCACATGCTAACATTTCTGAGAAAGGTTTGTATATTATCTCAGCATCTATCAACTCCTCACGGATGGCAGCAACTTTATCCTTTATCCTGTTAACGACAACCAAATTTTAACATCCTTTAGCAACCAATGTTTGATCGCAAGTTTTTCTATCTTACCACCTCCAACAACTAATATGCGGGCCGTACGAGAAGATTACTCTGAAAGTTTCAGTAGTATAAGCTCCACTGTTGCTGAACTGACTGACACTGATCCATTGGAAATATTGGTCTCGGTTCTCTCCCTCTTACCAGCTGTGATTGCATGCTTAAATAGGCCAACTATTTTCATACCAAAGCCAGGGACCCCCTGACCATTCTTAACAACCTGATTGTCCTGTGCAAGAATTTGACCTTCTCCTAGTACTAGGGAATCTAGTCCAGCAGCTACTTCAAACAGATGTTGTGTGGAATCTTGATTACATAGTAAAAATCGGTGTTGGCATAGCTCTATAACTGAAACCCCACTAAACTGCCAAATAAAGATATTTGGGTCAAAAAAGATTGATATATAAATGAAAACAAAAGGTGAACAGTGTAGCTTAGGACTATATTTCTTTGAAATTAGTGCTTAGGTAGTTAGACCATTGCAAAGACAATTTTGAGCAGGGGAATCAAAGCAAAGTAAACTAAATGCAATTCATTTCCAAATGTAGTAATACAATGTATAAATGGCATAACAATATATAGAAATCTACAATAAGACAGTACAACATATACAAAACTATAAGAACATCATACAATAGATACAATATAATTCAAAATGTATCTTCAAGCTTAAAAACATGtatctttcattttcttatttcaataaaattaataaatattagaTACATTAAAATGCATACTCATCTAACATAGATACAAGATAGTAAAATATGTATCTAGAAGAAATAACAAATACTTTTTGTATCGATAAAACTAAAACAACAATAGATGCATATCAATGCATTAACAGTAGCTCACAAATATAAGTTAACACAATATGTATCTATACACtaataaacttatattttttattttgttaatttcaataatacataaaaaaaacaTAAGATACATATAAAATCGTAAACAATAAATCAGATAAACAAGAAATAGTAAAATGTATCATGCAAGTGAAAAAATGTATCTCGACCTAATATTCAACAGATTTGAACATGCAAATACCTTAGGAAGCTTGTCTCTGAAAATAACtttaacaactcttcttctcttgaCGGGAGCTTTACTTGCAGAACTGTTGGATCCTCTTTTCTTAGAACCacgaatttttttttcttatccttcttAACATGCTTTTTCCAAAATTTCTTTATAGTGTGTGGATAGTTTCTATTCTTtgatctattttcatcaaaatcaacagATTCGTAGTCAAAACTACCAGGAATGAATTTTACAACGTCTTCATATTCTTTGATAGTTTCTAATTAAGAAaatccaagactaaaagatggtcccGAATCTCTATTGATAATGTTAATTCAAAACAATGTAGCGCAAAAAAAATGATAACTAAAGAGATTTCACAACAAAAAAACAGAAAATCACTTTGTAAACCCAAgcgcaaaattatttttttgaaaaagtaaagCGTAAAATAAGAATAGATGAAATTAAAGTTGATTTTAGGGGCGAAATTTACCTTAATTCAAAGGTTTGAATTAGAGAGAGAAATTAGATAGAAACTGCTGGTGGAATTAAGGCGTATAAAGAGGAGAAAATGAGTTAAATTTTTGGTAAAGTAACGGCTTCAGAAAAGGAGGTGtaaacttgtatctcaactttaccaAAAAGTTGTAAATGTTGgaatttaagtaatattttagaagtggagGAATTTTTAGTAGTTTAGAAACTTAAGTTTTcatttaggtaattttttcaaattataatGTAAATTTTAACCTCTTTTTGACAATGTGTGTTTGCCATATGTACTTGTATAAGTAATTATATAAAAGCCCTTTAAGAGAATTTCAAAAGAAATTCATTTTGAATGAGTATTAAGTCttctattttcaatttttgaagatCAATACTTTGTTTCTAGGGCTTTTGGGCTGtaggtgataaaagagttttaaaatgaagtgtaggtgactcaagtcttaataattgagtaaaggtaacaattactttattatgggtTAAGAAAATTTGCTAAGTTTGAGAACAGTCCAGAAGTTTtcaaatttacactttgatccaaatatttacctaatataacgagaaacggagggaaaaaggcgtctttctctcttttctcatccattgttgttttctatctcttagcgatttttgttgttcattgttgctgctactttattcatcatcttctgcttcattattgtcatcttctacttcattatcatcttcatcttcttcttgttgaccatttgttattgttgttattgttgctaccgctactattgctatttgactaatttcttaggtcaaattttatttcgtacatcactttccactttgccattacttcataggagactttggtaagtcaaattatgatttttagttgaatttgtcatctgggtaactgctattgtgctgttttccaacaatggatagaacccgatcatgaatccaacataagagtcATCTGTTTAAACCGATAAATCATCTGTTTCGATAGATGAAACATCTTTTTCAATGAAGACTAATATGTTGGATTtctgtttatggttctatagattgtaacatgaatcgaactgatgggtcatctattgtaacaaataatttatctgtttaaatagattagttatctggtgcaacatgataaatatctattgcaacagattattaatctattacaatagatccTTAATTTGATTCCAACAGACGTGTTGTCTATTGCAATAGAgtaaatatctgttgcatcagactattaAACTATTGTAACAGA
The Capsicum annuum cultivar UCD-10X-F1 chromosome 6, UCD10Xv1.1, whole genome shotgun sequence DNA segment above includes these coding regions:
- the LOC107873966 gene encoding glutamyl-tRNA reductase 1, chloroplastic-like; this translates as MIYQFTVPQQDGQQLHQWLHEEKKVDLVDGRFLYIVMPFIHCITTFGNELHLVYFALIPLLKIVFAMFSGVSVIELCQHRFLLCNQDSTQHLFEVAAGLDSLVLGEGQILAQDNQVVKNGQGVPGFGMKIVGLFKHAITAGKRERTETNISNGSVSVSSATVELILLKLSEIKDKVAAIREELIDAEIIYKPFSEMLACAAQADVIFTCTASEAPLFIKDNIQALPSVNSEDGGQRLYIDISVSWNVEPSVSELEGEYGYNVDYLKEVVEANKEDHCFRSVFSGNLLNSTSKSSLLFFNASTFCNM